From Terriglobales bacterium:
GATGAGGAGGGAAAGATCGTCGACAACGGCATCGCCGCGGCCAACAAGCTCGGCAGCGACAAGGTGATTGTCCCGGTCAAGTTCACTGGAACGCCGGACGGGGTGTGGAACAAGCTGGCGTGGAAGACGGATGCCTTCTATGGCAACCCTCTGACCGGCTTTACGTGGGTTCCCTAGTCCGGCGGACAGCTACCGCGCCGCGACGCCCAGCTTGCGCAGTCGGTCGCGCGCCGAGGTGGCCTCGACCGAACGGGGATAGCGCTTGATGAGCTCGCGCAGTGCCGTGACGCCGGCGTCTTTCTGTCCCAGTTCCACCAAGGCGAATCCCTTCTTGAGCATCGCGGCGCGCGTCTTGTTGCCTCCGGGATACTTGTCGAGGACGAAGTCGTACCCTTCGATGGCGCGCTGGTAGTTGCCCTGCCGGTAGTCGATGTCGGCCAGGTAGAACTGCGCGTTGCCGGCCAGTTCCGTGGTCGGATAGAAGCGCATGTAATCGGTGAACTGCTGCGAAGCCAGGTCCAGGCGCCCGGCGGTGTAATCGCGCAGCGCGTTGTTGTAAAGCACGTCGGGCGGCGGGGCATCGGCCGGGGGAGTGGCCGGCGCAACCCCGATGTTGGCGCGCGCCTGCTCCATGGCGTCCAGTTGTTCCGCTACCTTGCCCACGCGCGCCTTCAGCTCGTCGAGGGAGTCATGCAAAGCCTGCACCTGCTGGGAAACCTGCTCGGTGCGCTCGCTCTGCTGCGTACTTTGCTCGGTCAGCGTCTTTTCCAGCCGGGTGACCGCCGCCGACATCTTGGTGATGTTGTCGGTGCTCTGCTCGGTCAGGGTGCGCATCACGCCCATGCGTTCGTCGAAGCGCTGCTGCATGGCCGTCATCTGCTGCTGCAGCGCTTCCACCTGGGTTTGCAGGCGAATCAGGCGATCCTTGGTGCTTTGGGCCTGTGCGGGCGCAGCCAGAGCCAGCGCCGCAAGGACCATGAGAATGCGGGGACTGCGTTCGGTCATGGGCATGCCTCGAATGATTGCCACGAGCCGGTGCGACCAGCGCCCGGCCGGCTTATAAATGCAGCGGCCGGGAGGGTCGCTCCCGGCCGCTTAGAAACTACCTCTGATACACGAAGTGACCGCGGCGGTTCTGCTGCCAGCAAACTTCGTTGGACTGGGTGCAGAACGGCTTTTCTTTGCCGAAGCTGATGGTGCGAATGCGGTCGGCGCTCACACCCAGCCGTATCAGCGCCTCACGCACGGCGTTGGCGCGACGGTCGCCCAGGGCGAGGTTGTACTCGGTGGAGCCGCGCTCATCGCAGTGTCCTTCCACCACGAAGCGAATGCCGGGATGCTGCGCCAGAAAGCGCGCGCCGGCCTCGAGCGTGCGTTGGCCGTCCGGCCGGATGTCGGAGCGGTCATAGTCGAAGTAGACGTCCTGGACGTTGCGCGCGAAGAGTTCCACTTCGCTCTCCGAGGGCCCGGCCGCGGTGGGTTCCGCCACCGTGATCCGCACCGAGTCGCTGGCTTCACCGCCGGGACCCTTCGCCGTCAGGCTGTACGTGGTCGAGGTTTCCGGTGTCACGGCCTGCGAGCCGCTGGGCGCCACCGATCCAATGCCGGAGATGACCGCGCTATCGGCGTCGGTGGTCTGCCACGTGAGCGTGGCCGCCTGTCCGCGCTGGATGCTGGTCGGGCTGGCGGAAATGGAAGCCGTGGGCGCGGTCGGCGGCGGAGGAGTCGCGGCCGGCGGCGGTGGGGCTTCAGTTCGTTTCTTGCATCCGCCCAGCGCCAGCAGGACCGCCAGGGATGCGATGATCCACCACTGCCTCGTGTTCCGTCTCAACGTAGCCTCCTTCGAAAAAGAATTGGCTGCATGCAGTTCGATGCACTACTTGAAACTCCAGTTGGGTTGCGAGTTCTGGCCCGCAGAGGTCAACTGGCGGGCCTCGGTTCCATCCGCCAGCATGCTCCAGATCTGCGTCCGTCCCGAGCGTGTGGACTGAAACACGATATGCCGCCCGTCGGGCGACCAGGACGGAAAGTCGTTATTGCCGGCATTGTGCGTCAGTTGCACCCACTGCCGGCTGGCAATGTCCATTATATAGATGTCCTGTCCGCCGGGCGCGCCGGGTCCGTACTTGCGATTCCAGGAGAACGCCAGCAGTTGCCCGTTGGGGGACCAGGAGGGCGAGACAGCATAACCCTGGTCGGTGATGCGCTGCAGATTGGTGCCGTCGGCGTCCATGATGTAGATCTGCGGCAGTCCGGTGCGCCCGCTGACAAAGGCAAGCTGCGCGCCCGTCTTGGGGTTCCATGTCGGCGCAAGGTCGGGACCCTGGTACGCGGTGAGGCGCTTGGGGTTGGCGCCACTCGAATCGACGACGAAAATCTCGGGATCACCGCGCATGGAGGACGAGAACGCGATCTTGCTGCCGTCGGGTGACCAGGCCGGAGAAATGTTGGTGCCCGCAAAGCGAGGAAAGCTGACCACGCGGCCGAGTTCCAGAGAGTACATGGCCAGGTCCACCGCACCGCGCGCGTAAGAGGTGAACACCACGCGCGAACCGTCGGGTGAGATTCTGGGCGAGAGCGCGATGGAACCCAGCTTGGTGAGCGGCTGCTGGCCGGCGCCGTCGTAGTCCATCATCCACACCTCTTTGTTTCCGGTGCGATTGCTGATGAAGACGATGCGGCTCTCCGCGACCCCGGGCACGCCGCCGCCCAGCCGCAGGATGATCTCGTTGGCGAAGCGATGCGCCATGCGGCGCGCGTTCTCTTCCGTCGCCTTCTCGCTGTACTGCTTGCCCAGCACCAGGGGAGACGCGGGATTCTTGACGTCGTAGAGCCAGCCCTGCATCTGGGCATCTTCGCCCGAGGTTCCGAAGTTGCCGAATGCCACCATGCCGGCGCTGGGTGGGGGATTGCTCCAGGCTTCCGCCCGCATCTGCGCCGGGGCCCCCGGCACGGCCAGCGGGTAGAAGCTGCGCGAGACGACGTCGAAGATTCCCGCGTTCGAAAGATCGTTCCACAACGTTTCATTGAAAACCTTGCGCAGGGCGTCACCGCTGGAGCCACCCGGGCCCGGCTGGAAGTCCGGGACGGCGAGCCGGACTCGTTCCACGCCCAGCCCGGTGCCGGTGCGAATCCAGTCCTGGTAGGGTCGAGCCGGAGCGACGAACGCAGGAATCAGGCAAAGAATGAGAAGAGTACGTTTCATCATGGGTCGAAGTGTTCGGCCAGTTTTTCTTCGGC
This genomic window contains:
- a CDS encoding tetratricopeptide repeat protein; translated protein: MTERSPRILMVLAALALAAPAQAQSTKDRLIRLQTQVEALQQQMTAMQQRFDERMGVMRTLTEQSTDNITKMSAAVTRLEKTLTEQSTQQSERTEQVSQQVQALHDSLDELKARVGKVAEQLDAMEQARANIGVAPATPPADAPPPDVLYNNALRDYTAGRLDLASQQFTDYMRFYPTTELAGNAQFYLADIDYRQGNYQRAIEGYDFVLDKYPGGNKTRAAMLKKGFALVELGQKDAGVTALRELIKRYPRSVEATSARDRLRKLGVAAR
- the tolB gene encoding Tol-Pal system beta propeller repeat protein TolB; translated protein: MMKRTLLILCLIPAFVAPARPYQDWIRTGTGLGVERVRLAVPDFQPGPGGSSGDALRKVFNETLWNDLSNAGIFDVVSRSFYPLAVPGAPAQMRAEAWSNPPPSAGMVAFGNFGTSGEDAQMQGWLYDVKNPASPLVLGKQYSEKATEENARRMAHRFANEIILRLGGGVPGVAESRIVFISNRTGNKEVWMMDYDGAGQQPLTKLGSIALSPRISPDGSRVVFTSYARGAVDLAMYSLELGRVVSFPRFAGTNISPAWSPDGSKIAFSSSMRGDPEIFVVDSSGANPKRLTAYQGPDLAPTWNPKTGAQLAFVSGRTGLPQIYIMDADGTNLQRITDQGYAVSPSWSPNGQLLAFSWNRKYGPGAPGGQDIYIMDIASRQWVQLTHNAGNNDFPSWSPDGRHIVFQSTRSGRTQIWSMLADGTEARQLTSAGQNSQPNWSFK
- the pal gene encoding peptidoglycan-associated lipoprotein Pal, whose amino-acid sequence is MRRNTRQWWIIASLAVLLALGGCKKRTEAPPPPAATPPPPTAPTASISASPTSIQRGQAATLTWQTTDADSAVISGIGSVAPSGSQAVTPETSTTYSLTAKGPGGEASDSVRITVAEPTAAGPSESEVELFARNVQDVYFDYDRSDIRPDGQRTLEAGARFLAQHPGIRFVVEGHCDERGSTEYNLALGDRRANAVREALIRLGVSADRIRTISFGKEKPFCTQSNEVCWQQNRRGHFVYQR